The sequence CCAGCTCGAGGCCCCGCACGTGGAGCGCGCGCTCCTGGGCCTGGGCGTGATCTTCGGCGCGGTGGTGTGCGCCGCCACCGTCGCCGACCGCAGCGACACGTGGTGGCCCGGCCTGATCGCCGGCGCGCTCGCCGCGCTCGTCACCGGCCTGGCCGTGCAGTCGCTCCTGCGCCGCACCCGCGCCCGCCTGGACGACGAGCAGCGCACGCTGCTCTCCACCGGCTCCGCCCTCGGCGCGGCCCTGGTCGCGATCCTCTCCGTCGTGCTGCCCCCCGTCGGCCTGATCGCCGTCGCCGCCGGCATCTGGCTGTACTTCGGCGGCCGGCGGCAGGAGGCCAGCAAGCACGCCGGCCTCCGCATCCTGCGCTAGGAGTCCCCCGTTCCCGCCGCCCCGCAGCGCCCGGCGCGGCGCCGGCTGATCTTCGCCGTCATCGACGGCTGCGATCCCGCCCAGCTGCGCCGCGCCATCGACGCCGGCGTGGCGCCCGTGCTGGCGCGCGCCGTGCGGGACGGCGCCCTCCACGAGTCCGTGGCGGCGTTCCCGTCCGTCACCCCGGTGTGCGCGACCAGCCTGGCCACCGGCGTGCGCCAGGACCGCCACCGCATCCCGTCCATCAACTGGTGGGACCGCTCGCGCGGCCGCTACGTCGAGTACGGCAGCAGCTTCCAGGCCTCGCGGCGCCTGGGCATCGGGCGGCAGCTGCAGGACGTCACCTACCACCTGAACGGCCGCCACCTGGCGCCCGAGGTCGAGACGGTCTACGAGGCGCTCGACGACCTGGGCGTGCGCACGGGCGGGACGACGTTCCTGATCACCCGCGGCCGCCACCGCCACCCGATCGCGCGCGACTCGGCGCTCGGGCGGGTCGCCGCGGTGCTCTTCCGCACCCCGGTGATGGGGCCGAAGGAGCTGTTCTTCGCCGACCTGGTCTCGACGCGCGACACGGGCGAGCGGTCGCGCTTCGGTCACCCCGGCATGCGCGACCAGCACGCCGGCGGCGTCACGGCCTACATGCTCGAGCACGACCTGGTCGACTTCGCGCTGCTCTCGCTGCCGGACAACGACACGCACAGCCACAAGCACGGCCCCGACGCGCAGGTCGAGTCGATCGCGCTGGCCGACGCGCAGCTGCAGCGCGTCGCCGAGGCCGCCGGGGGCATCGACCGCTTCTTCGCGGAGTGGGCCCTCGTCGTGGCGTCCGACCACACCCACACGCGCGTCGAGCGCGGCGCCGACCCGCGGCCGGCGTTCGCCGAGTTCGGCATCACGGGACCGTCGGGCCGCAAGCCCGGCGACCGCATCGCGTACTGCCCCGCCTCGCGCGCGGCCATGGTCTACGCCCTGGACCCGGAGGAGCGCGCCGAGCTCGTGCCGCGGCTGGCGGCCGCGGGACGCACCGCGGACGGGGTCGAGCTCGTCGTCTGGCGGGACGAGGAGGGGCGCGGGGTGATCGCGAGCGGCGCCGAGTCGCCCGTGCAGGGCGTCCTGCGCTTCGCGCCCGGCGACGCGGTGGCCGACGAGCGCGGCGGCCGCTGGGACGTCGACGGCGACCTGGGGATCGTCGGCGCCGAGGTCGTCGACGGCGTGCTGCGGAGCGCGTCGCACCCCGACCCGCTCGGCCGCTGCTGGTCGGCGCTGACGTGCGTCAACTCGGGCGACGTCCTGCTGTCGGCGGCCGCCGGGGTGGAGTTCCCGGACTGGGGCGGGATCGACCACGTCGGCGGCGGCAGCCACGGGTCGCTGCGCGCCGACGATTCGGTTGGCATCCTCATCC comes from Patulibacter sp. SYSU D01012 and encodes:
- a CDS encoding alkaline phosphatase family protein, whose translation is MDGCDPAQLRRAIDAGVAPVLARAVRDGALHESVAAFPSVTPVCATSLATGVRQDRHRIPSINWWDRSRGRYVEYGSSFQASRRLGIGRQLQDVTYHLNGRHLAPEVETVYEALDDLGVRTGGTTFLITRGRHRHPIARDSALGRVAAVLFRTPVMGPKELFFADLVSTRDTGERSRFGHPGMRDQHAGGVTAYMLEHDLVDFALLSLPDNDTHSHKHGPDAQVESIALADAQLQRVAEAAGGIDRFFAEWALVVASDHTHTRVERGADPRPAFAEFGITGPSGRKPGDRIAYCPASRAAMVYALDPEERAELVPRLAAAGRTADGVELVVWRDEEGRGVIASGAESPVQGVLRFAPGDAVADERGGRWDVDGDLGIVGAEVVDGVLRSASHPDPLGRCWSALTCVNSGDVLLSAAAGVEFPDWGGIDHVGGGSHGSLRADDSVGILIHTGLHDQDDPRGRPELAPEAWSIEDATPIVLRHFRALQAAPDA
- a CDS encoding DUF4126 family protein, with product MNYVLDILQGIGVAAAAGVSPFLPLAVAAVAGLANLGANYDGTSFSVLESPVVLVAAIVLAVAAIVARRQLEAPHVERALLGLGVIFGAVVCAATVADRSDTWWPGLIAGALAALVTGLAVQSLLRRTRARLDDEQRTLLSTGSALGAALVAILSVVLPPVGLIAVAAGIWLYFGGRRQEASKHAGLRILR